One genomic region from Sphingomonas crocodyli encodes:
- a CDS encoding Lrp/AsnC family transcriptional regulator → MKQVHQLDAIDRRIVTALQRDGALTHADLAEEVGASAASCWRRIKALEAAGVLIGTVRLVDPDRVGRGVNVLCSVRMRSHAPADRAAFEDFARAAPEILECFSMSGDWDYLLRIVVADVGDYERFLMRSLLGHPAVLTASSHFALGLIKYSTAIPV, encoded by the coding sequence ATGAAACAGGTTCATCAACTTGACGCGATCGATCGCCGCATCGTCACAGCGCTCCAGCGCGACGGCGCGCTCACCCATGCCGATCTGGCCGAGGAGGTGGGCGCGTCGGCGGCCTCGTGCTGGCGGCGGATCAAGGCGCTGGAGGCGGCGGGCGTGCTGATCGGCACGGTGCGGCTGGTCGATCCCGATCGGGTGGGGCGCGGGGTCAACGTGCTGTGCAGCGTGCGGATGCGCAGCCATGCGCCAGCCGATCGCGCCGCGTTCGAGGATTTCGCCCGCGCCGCGCCTGAGATTCTCGAATGTTTCTCGATGTCGGGCGACTGGGATTATCTGCTGCGGATCGTGGTCGCCGATGTCGGCGATTACGAACGCTTCCTGATGCGCAGCCTGCTGGGCCATCCGGCGGTGTTGACGGCATCGTCGCACTTCGCCTTGGGTCTGATCAAATATAGCACCGCGATACCGGTCTGA
- the maiA gene encoding maleylacetoacetate isomerase produces MLTLHDYWRSGAGYRVRIALALKNVPHDRVTHDLRTGAQRLPDYVALAPQGLVPAIEADGLTLTQSLAILEWIEETWPDPALLPADASGRAIVRSMAALVACDIHPLNNLRVLNALKADLGAQQPQVDAWIARWIGDGFAALETLIARHGAGFAYGDTPTIADCCLVPQVYSAERFAVDLTPYPHIVAVAARMRAIDAVAAAHPSQQSDAD; encoded by the coding sequence ATGCTGACCCTTCACGATTATTGGCGATCGGGCGCGGGCTATCGGGTGCGGATCGCCCTCGCGCTCAAAAACGTGCCGCATGATCGCGTCACCCACGATCTGCGCACAGGTGCCCAGCGCTTGCCCGATTATGTCGCGCTCGCGCCGCAAGGGCTGGTGCCCGCGATCGAGGCCGACGGGCTGACGCTGACGCAGAGCCTCGCCATCCTCGAATGGATCGAGGAGACATGGCCCGATCCCGCCTTGCTCCCGGCCGACGCATCGGGCCGCGCGATCGTCCGGTCGATGGCGGCCCTGGTCGCGTGCGACATCCACCCACTCAACAATCTGCGCGTGCTGAACGCGCTCAAGGCCGATCTGGGCGCCCAGCAACCGCAGGTCGACGCCTGGATCGCGCGCTGGATCGGCGATGGCTTCGCGGCGCTCGAAACCCTGATCGCGCGCCACGGCGCGGGCTTTGCCTATGGCGACACGCCAACGATCGCCGATTGCTGCCTGGTGCCGCAGGTCTATTCGGCCGAACGCTTTGCGGTCGATCTGACGCCCTACCCCCACATCGTCGCGGTGGCGGCGCGAATGCGCGCGATCGACGCGGTCGCGGCCGCGCATCCGTCACAACAGAGCGACGCCGACTAA
- the trxA gene encoding thioredoxin TrxA has product MPTKAITDSSFQTDVISAEGPVLVDFWAEWCGPCKMIGPSLEEISEELGGKVTIAKLNIDENPDAPGRYGVRGIPTMILFKNGQPTATKVGAAPKSQLKGWLEGEL; this is encoded by the coding sequence ATGCCGACCAAAGCCATTACCGACTCGTCGTTCCAGACCGATGTGATTTCCGCCGAAGGCCCCGTCCTCGTCGACTTCTGGGCCGAATGGTGCGGCCCGTGTAAGATGATCGGCCCGAGCCTTGAGGAAATCTCGGAGGAACTGGGCGGCAAGGTCACGATCGCCAAGCTGAACATCGACGAGAATCCCGATGCCCCCGGCCGTTACGGCGTGCGCGGCATCCCGACGATGATCCTGTTCAAGAACGGCCAGCCGACCGCCACCAAGGTGGGCGCGGCCCCCAAGAGCCAGCTCAAGGGCTGGCTTGAAGGCGAACTGTAA
- the addA gene encoding double-strand break repair helicase AddA → MSKRLKPLQKLMEQQKAASDPGSLVWLSASAGTGKTHVLTARVLRLLLNGRRPESILCLTFTKAGAAEMAERIHGRLAYWARLKATELKKELFQLGEDDSPEAVARARTLFARVLEAPGGGLRIQTIHAFCQTLLAGFPAEAGLVPGFRPIEGREEAALARSTLATMLADATQGGDLPLIRDVQALSRRLGEDKAESYLMDCARRPDAMRALGMREGIEARLRMALGVPIGDVESVIVERCDALDMGCFHAIAQANGTWGTATGLKDADRVVAFINASAASRAAMLDDIIGVALTKDGSPRKYSQKLIDAEPLYVPHCERLVEQVRALIELRMKAALASLLGAALRAGQSYALAYEGAKRAGGLVDFDDLIRATVRLLDTPGMGEWVRYKLDQQTDHILVDEAQDTNRSQWDIVEALAGEFFAGEGARDSRVVRTMFTVGDFKQAIFGFQGTDPRAFERARIAFQLKAIRGDREFAELSLDRSFRSTPPVLELVDRMIADLGSEGLGLQQIAEPHMSARSHLPGQVTLWKPLSIEAVDDIEDAGEESWENDATREFATRLARQIRLWLKEPMYMPGLGRTLRPEDILVLVRRRGSLASLIVARLHAEGVPVAGVDRLRLNAPLAVRDLLAAVRFALQPGDDLSLAALLVSPLFGWSQERLYDVGFGRKGSLLKAVRESGDDAVAMLDDLLGQADFTTPYRFLEHMLTGPMQGRARLIARLGQEARDPIEELLNAALQFEGVATASLQRFLDWFDRGDVEITRDPSAPADAVRVMTAHGSKGLQAPLVILADATGDPDANRGATLGWRIDEEADPVPVPRPKKDEMVDELRRDADDHAAREAAEHWRLLYVAATRAEEHLVIGGALGPRAKGVPPARSWYGAIEAAMTGLGAEPVEDELWGTASHFRGSAPVAAGARKEPKPRSDLPVITEPGWLRAVAPREERPPRPLAPSSLGPDEVADPPPSPAMRVAAKRGSLLHQLFERLPGVAPADRAGAAERWLEHSAGVADVDERRALVADACAVIDHPDFAAVFASDALAEAPIAAVVDGEVIAGTVDRLLVSPDRVMVVDFKTGRRVPGSVEAVPGHHKRQMGAYAAALATIFPGRRIEAGLLYTSGPTLMALPPDLLEAHKPGFRGAEQKQATGR, encoded by the coding sequence GTGAGCAAGCGGCTGAAACCCCTCCAGAAGCTGATGGAGCAGCAGAAGGCGGCATCCGATCCGGGGTCGCTGGTGTGGCTGTCGGCGTCGGCGGGCACGGGCAAGACCCACGTCCTGACCGCGCGGGTGCTGCGCCTGCTGCTCAACGGCCGGCGGCCCGAGAGCATCCTGTGTCTGACCTTCACCAAGGCGGGCGCGGCGGAGATGGCCGAGCGTATCCACGGACGGCTGGCCTATTGGGCGCGGTTGAAGGCGACCGAACTCAAGAAGGAATTGTTCCAGCTTGGCGAGGATGACAGCCCGGAAGCCGTCGCCCGCGCGCGCACATTGTTCGCGCGGGTGCTGGAGGCGCCGGGCGGTGGTCTGCGCATCCAGACGATCCACGCCTTCTGCCAGACATTGCTCGCGGGCTTCCCCGCGGAGGCTGGGCTGGTGCCCGGTTTTCGCCCGATCGAGGGGCGCGAGGAGGCGGCGCTCGCGCGCTCGACGCTTGCGACGATGCTGGCCGATGCGACGCAAGGCGGCGATCTGCCGCTAATCCGCGATGTGCAGGCGCTCAGCCGCCGGCTGGGCGAGGACAAGGCCGAAAGCTATCTGATGGATTGCGCGCGGCGGCCCGACGCGATGCGCGCGCTGGGGATGCGCGAGGGGATCGAGGCGCGGCTGCGCATGGCGCTGGGCGTGCCGATCGGCGATGTCGAAAGCGTGATCGTCGAACGGTGCGACGCGCTCGACATGGGCTGCTTCCATGCGATCGCGCAGGCCAATGGCACGTGGGGCACGGCGACGGGGTTGAAGGATGCCGATCGCGTCGTCGCTTTCATCAACGCAAGCGCGGCCTCGCGCGCGGCGATGCTCGACGACATCATCGGGGTGGCGCTGACCAAGGATGGAAGCCCGCGCAAATACTCCCAAAAGCTGATCGACGCCGAACCGCTCTACGTCCCGCATTGCGAGCGGCTGGTCGAGCAGGTGCGCGCGCTGATCGAACTGCGGATGAAGGCAGCACTGGCGAGCCTGCTCGGTGCGGCGCTCCGCGCAGGGCAGAGCTATGCGCTGGCCTATGAGGGCGCGAAGCGGGCGGGCGGGCTGGTCGACTTCGACGATCTGATCCGCGCGACCGTGCGCCTGCTCGATACGCCGGGTATGGGCGAATGGGTCCGCTACAAGCTCGATCAGCAGACCGACCATATTCTTGTCGACGAGGCGCAGGATACCAACCGGTCGCAATGGGACATTGTCGAGGCGCTGGCGGGCGAGTTTTTCGCGGGCGAGGGCGCGCGCGACAGCCGGGTCGTGCGGACGATGTTTACTGTCGGCGACTTCAAGCAGGCGATCTTCGGTTTCCAGGGCACCGACCCGCGCGCCTTCGAACGCGCGCGCATCGCGTTCCAGCTGAAGGCAATACGCGGCGATCGCGAGTTCGCCGAATTGTCGCTCGACCGCAGCTTCCGCTCTACGCCGCCGGTCCTCGAGCTGGTCGACCGGATGATCGCCGATCTGGGCAGCGAGGGGCTGGGGCTTCAGCAGATCGCAGAACCGCATATGTCGGCACGGTCGCATCTGCCGGGGCAGGTGACGCTTTGGAAACCGCTGTCGATCGAGGCGGTCGACGATATCGAGGATGCGGGCGAGGAAAGCTGGGAGAATGATGCGACGCGCGAGTTCGCGACCCGGCTCGCGCGGCAGATACGGTTGTGGCTCAAGGAGCCGATGTACATGCCGGGGCTGGGGCGGACGCTCAGGCCCGAGGATATTCTTGTCCTCGTGCGCCGGCGCGGAAGCCTCGCCTCGTTGATCGTCGCGCGGCTCCATGCTGAGGGCGTGCCGGTGGCGGGCGTCGATCGTCTGCGGCTGAATGCACCGCTGGCGGTGCGCGATTTGCTGGCGGCGGTGCGCTTCGCCCTGCAACCGGGGGATGATCTCAGCCTCGCGGCGCTGCTCGTCTCGCCTTTGTTCGGGTGGAGCCAGGAGCGGCTTTACGACGTCGGTTTCGGGCGCAAGGGCAGCTTGCTCAAGGCGGTGCGCGAGAGCGGGGACGATGCGGTCGCGATGCTCGACGATCTGCTCGGACAGGCCGATTTCACCACGCCTTATCGCTTCCTCGAACATATGCTCACCGGCCCGATGCAGGGTCGCGCGCGGCTGATCGCGCGGCTGGGGCAGGAGGCGCGCGATCCGATCGAGGAATTGCTCAACGCCGCGCTCCAGTTCGAAGGGGTGGCGACGGCGTCGCTCCAGCGCTTCCTCGACTGGTTCGATCGCGGCGATGTCGAGATCACGCGCGATCCTTCCGCCCCCGCCGATGCGGTGCGGGTGATGACGGCGCACGGCTCCAAGGGGTTGCAGGCGCCGCTCGTCATCCTAGCCGATGCGACCGGCGATCCCGATGCAAACCGGGGTGCGACGCTCGGTTGGCGGATCGATGAGGAGGCCGATCCGGTGCCCGTCCCGCGTCCCAAGAAGGACGAGATGGTCGACGAACTGCGCCGCGACGCCGACGATCACGCCGCGCGCGAGGCGGCTGAGCATTGGCGGCTGCTCTATGTCGCCGCGACCCGCGCCGAGGAGCATCTGGTGATCGGCGGCGCGCTCGGCCCGCGCGCCAAGGGCGTGCCGCCCGCACGTAGCTGGTATGGCGCGATCGAGGCGGCGATGACGGGACTGGGCGCCGAGCCGGTCGAGGATGAACTGTGGGGCACGGCCAGCCATTTCCGGGGCAGCGCACCGGTGGCGGCGGGCGCCCGCAAGGAGCCGAAGCCGCGCAGCGACCTGCCGGTCATCACCGAACCCGGCTGGCTGCGCGCTGTAGCGCCGCGCGAGGAAAGGCCGCCGCGTCCGCTCGCGCCGTCGTCGCTGGGGCCGGACGAGGTCGCCGATCCGCCGCCCTCGCCCGCGATGCGTGTGGCGGCGAAACGCGGTTCGCTGCTCCACCAATTGTTCGAACGGCTGCCGGGCGTGGCGCCGGCCGACCGGGCGGGTGCCGCTGAACGCTGGCTGGAACATTCGGCGGGCGTGGCGGACGTGGACGAACGACGCGCTCTGGTGGCCGATGCCTGTGCGGTGATCGACCATCCCGATTTCGCGGCCGTATTCGCGTCCGATGCGCTTGCCGAAGCGCCGATCGCGGCGGTGGTCGATGGCGAAGTGATCGCCGGCACGGTCGATCGGCTGCTCGTGTCGCCGGATCGCGTGATGGTGGTCGATTTCAAGACCGGGCGGCGCGTGCCGGGTTCGGTCGAGGCAGTGCCAGGGCATCATAAGCGGCAGATGGGGGCCTATGCCGCTGCGCTTGCGACCATATTTCCCGGCCGTCGGATCGAGGCGGGGCTGCTCTATACCAGCGGCCCGACCCTGATGGCCTTGCCGCCCGATCTGCTCGAAGCGCACAAGCCGGGCTTTAGGGGGGCGGAGCAAAAGCAGGCGACAGGCCGTTGA
- the addB gene encoding double-strand break repair protein AddB: MTTSIAPSMPSVFTIPANRAFADALAAGLIAMTRHEPLGLARATLFVPSNRAGKAISDAFVRRAEGGLLLPRLIAVGDPNLDERLGGLFDPLLSDPVPPAIDPVERQFILARLVSEARVLAGEPVEGAEAVRLAADLARTIDELTIEGVTTADLAKAVENPELSDHWRRALSVLEAVADRWPGELAKRRQIDMADRRNRLLRGLGARWRDAPPQGLVVAAGISSGAPAVAELLHVIARLPQGMVVLPGLDASGPAAEWDALGPFAREEGMAPRRSIETHPQFQMKLLLDRLGVGRGEVQNWRWGGRRDAAAVRARAIANAMAPAEFTDKWATLPNAERRLSGVRAIELANPAEEAQAIAIALRGAIETPGRTAALVTPDRALARRVAAHLKRWDIVADDSAGTPLSLTPAGALLLGIAEAAAERFAPVPLLALLKHPLVMKGEERLDWLEGARALDVALRGPRPAPGLGGVTAFLLDGDRHTAWKRKAALGFWGEARKLLEPLEAAFSNPSTPLRSSRATSRDVGMGERVSTSLDTSGEGEEGGTLASYLAALREAATALTGDAAWAGPDGRAAADMIAELEAAAPLGPERFDPAGLVPMLRGFTDAQAVRPPQGGHPRVSIWGLLEARLQQADLMVLGGLNEGIWPTLPSPDPWLAPRIRAELGLPGLERRIGLSAHDFAMALGAKQVIVTRARRDARAPTIASRFWLRLEAMTGGMTQHPALRSWALALDRTAEVPPARRPAPVPPVEHRPKEIAVTKLDRLKADPYAFYADAMLKLYPLDAVDADPTAAWRGTAVHAVLEAWMLEDGADPEQLLPRARAMLDAMAAHPVMRALWEPRLLEAIGQFADFFRDMKRDNRRPLVAEVKGTTRIAGVTLKGTVDRIDRLPGGGLAIVDYKTGTPPKGKQVAAGYAMQLGLLGLIAEHGGFKDEKDAVIEGTPEAFEYWSLARAVGSGLLGYISTPVGGRGGIDPTDFMPLAARVFEEAAGKWLTGLEPFTAKLHPEHAPYGDFDQLMRLDEWYGRGQ, encoded by the coding sequence ATGACCACTAGCATCGCGCCATCCATGCCGTCCGTTTTCACCATCCCCGCCAACCGTGCCTTTGCCGATGCGCTTGCGGCGGGGCTGATTGCGATGACGCGGCACGAGCCGCTCGGCCTTGCGCGGGCGACGTTGTTCGTGCCGAGCAATCGTGCGGGCAAGGCGATTTCGGATGCGTTCGTAAGGCGGGCCGAGGGCGGGTTGCTGCTGCCGCGGCTGATCGCGGTGGGCGATCCCAATCTCGATGAGCGGCTGGGCGGGCTGTTCGATCCGCTGTTGAGCGACCCGGTGCCGCCCGCGATCGATCCGGTCGAGCGGCAGTTCATCCTCGCGCGGCTGGTGAGTGAGGCGCGCGTGCTGGCGGGCGAGCCGGTCGAAGGGGCGGAGGCGGTACGGCTGGCGGCGGACCTCGCCCGCACGATCGATGAACTGACGATCGAGGGGGTGACGACCGCCGATCTCGCCAAGGCGGTCGAAAATCCCGAACTTTCCGATCACTGGCGGCGTGCGCTGTCAGTGCTGGAGGCGGTGGCCGATCGTTGGCCGGGCGAACTGGCGAAGCGCAGGCAGATCGACATGGCCGATCGGCGCAACCGGCTGCTCCGTGGCCTCGGCGCGCGCTGGCGCGATGCGCCGCCGCAGGGGCTGGTGGTCGCGGCGGGCATCAGCAGCGGGGCGCCGGCGGTGGCCGAACTGCTCCATGTGATCGCGCGGCTGCCGCAGGGGATGGTCGTGCTGCCCGGCCTCGATGCGAGCGGGCCGGCCGCCGAGTGGGATGCGCTGGGGCCGTTCGCGCGCGAGGAAGGCATGGCCCCCCGGCGCTCGATCGAGACGCATCCGCAATTCCAGATGAAGCTGCTGCTCGATCGGCTGGGCGTCGGGCGCGGTGAGGTGCAGAACTGGCGCTGGGGCGGGCGGCGCGATGCGGCGGCGGTGCGCGCGCGGGCGATTGCCAATGCGATGGCGCCTGCCGAGTTCACCGACAAATGGGCGACCTTGCCCAATGCCGAACGCCGCCTGTCGGGCGTGCGCGCGATCGAACTCGCCAATCCGGCCGAGGAGGCGCAGGCGATCGCGATCGCGTTGCGAGGCGCGATCGAGACGCCGGGGCGGACGGCCGCTCTGGTGACGCCCGATCGCGCGTTGGCGCGGCGCGTGGCGGCGCATCTGAAACGCTGGGACATCGTGGCGGACGACAGCGCAGGCACGCCGCTGTCGCTGACGCCGGCGGGTGCGTTGCTGCTGGGCATTGCCGAGGCAGCGGCGGAGCGGTTCGCGCCGGTGCCGCTGCTCGCCTTGCTCAAGCATCCGTTGGTGATGAAGGGTGAGGAACGGCTCGACTGGCTGGAGGGCGCGCGCGCGCTCGACGTCGCGCTGCGTGGGCCGCGTCCGGCGCCGGGACTGGGCGGGGTGACCGCCTTCCTGCTCGACGGCGATCGGCATACGGCGTGGAAGCGCAAGGCGGCGCTGGGCTTCTGGGGGGAGGCGCGCAAGCTGCTGGAGCCGTTGGAGGCTGCCTTTTCCAACCCATCCACCCCACTCCGCTCATCCCGAGCGACGTCGAGGGATGTTGGCATGGGAGAACGTGTCTCGACTTCGCTCGACACGAGCGGTGAGGGGGAGGAGGGCGGAACGCTTGCATCCTATCTCGCCGCCCTCCGCGAAGCCGCGACCGCGCTCACCGGCGACGCCGCCTGGGCGGGGCCGGATGGGCGCGCGGCGGCGGATATGATTGCGGAGCTGGAGGCGGCGGCGCCGCTCGGCCCCGAACGGTTCGATCCGGCGGGGCTGGTGCCGATGCTGCGCGGCTTCACGGATGCGCAGGCGGTGCGCCCGCCGCAGGGCGGGCATCCGCGCGTATCGATCTGGGGTCTGTTGGAAGCGCGCTTGCAACAGGCGGATCTGATGGTGCTGGGCGGGTTGAACGAGGGCATCTGGCCGACCTTGCCCAGCCCCGATCCGTGGCTCGCGCCGCGCATCCGCGCCGAACTGGGGCTGCCGGGGCTGGAACGGCGGATCGGGCTGTCCGCGCACGACTTTGCGATGGCGCTGGGCGCGAAACAGGTGATCGTCACCCGCGCCCGCCGCGATGCGCGCGCGCCGACGATCGCGTCGCGATTCTGGCTGCGGCTGGAGGCGATGACCGGCGGGATGACGCAGCATCCGGCGCTGCGCAGCTGGGCGCTGGCGCTCGATCGCACGGCCGAAGTGCCGCCCGCGCGCCGCCCCGCGCCGGTGCCGCCGGTCGAGCATCGCCCCAAGGAGATCGCCGTCACCAAGCTCGATCGGCTCAAGGCGGACCCCTACGCTTTCTATGCCGACGCGATGCTCAAGCTCTATCCGCTCGACGCGGTCGATGCCGATCCGACCGCGGCGTGGCGCGGCACCGCGGTCCATGCCGTGCTCGAAGCGTGGATGCTGGAGGATGGGGCCGATCCCGAACAATTGCTGCCCCGCGCCCGCGCGATGCTCGACGCGATGGCGGCGCATCCGGTGATGCGCGCCTTGTGGGAGCCGCGCCTGTTGGAGGCGATCGGACAGTTTGCCGATTTCTTCCGCGATATGAAGCGCGACAATCGCCGGCCGCTGGTCGCCGAGGTGAAGGGGACGACGCGCATCGCTGGCGTGACGCTGAAGGGCACGGTCGACCGGATTGATCGCCTGCCGGGCGGCGGCCTTGCGATCGTCGATTACAAGACGGGCACGCCACCCAAGGGCAAGCAGGTGGCCGCCGGCTATGCGATGCAGTTGGGGCTGCTGGGCCTGATCGCCGAACATGGCGGGTTCAAGGATGAAAAGGACGCCGTGATCGAGGGCACGCCCGAAGCCTTCGAATATTGGTCATTGGCGCGGGCGGTGGGCAGCGGATTGCTCGGCTATATCTCGACGCCGGTTGGCGGGCGGGGCGGGATCGACCCGACCGATTTCATGCCGCTGGCCGCGCGCGTCTTTGAAGAAGCGGCGGGCAAGTGGCTGACGGGGCTGGAGCCGTTCACCGCCAAGCTCCACCCCGAACATGCGCCTTATGGGGATTTCGATCAGCTGATGCGCCTCGACGAATGGTATGGGCGCGGCCAGTGA
- a CDS encoding GAF domain-containing protein, whose amino-acid sequence MYDFAAKAGSDKQTLYADLLSAIGAITADERDPIANMANAAALIWEFLPDLNWAGFYRVDAAETGLVLGPFQGKAACIRIENGRGVCGAAMATREIQCVADVHAFPGHIACDAASASELVVPIEHEGRFLGVLDLDSPIPGRFDHDDVVGCAELMAVLGPRIAG is encoded by the coding sequence ATGTATGATTTCGCGGCCAAGGCCGGCTCGGACAAGCAGACCCTCTATGCCGACCTGCTCTCGGCGATCGGCGCGATCACGGCGGACGAGCGCGATCCGATCGCCAACATGGCGAATGCGGCCGCCCTGATCTGGGAATTCCTGCCCGATCTCAACTGGGCCGGCTTTTACCGGGTCGACGCGGCAGAGACCGGCCTCGTCCTCGGCCCGTTCCAGGGCAAGGCGGCGTGCATCCGGATCGAAAACGGGCGCGGCGTGTGCGGTGCCGCGATGGCGACGCGCGAGATCCAGTGCGTCGCCGATGTCCACGCCTTCCCCGGCCACATTGCCTGCGACGCGGCCTCCGCCTCCGAACTGGTCGTGCCGATCGAACATGAGGGCCGCTTTCTGGGCGTCCTCGACCTCGATAGCCCGATCCCCGGCCGCTTCGACCATGACGACGTCGTCGGCTGCGCGGAGCTGATGGCGGTGCTGGGGCCGCGGATCGCGGGGTGA
- the arfB gene encoding alternative ribosome rescue aminoacyl-tRNA hydrolase ArfB, translated as MPKTEAPALPESAIEERFLAATGPGGQNVNKVATAAQIRLDVFALGLAPDVYRRLKALAGSKWTNEGEIVITARSHRTREANREDGRRRLADLVAAAHVRPERRVKTKPSKAAKAKRVEAKTSRGQIKRGRARPNLE; from the coding sequence ATGCCGAAGACTGAGGCGCCGGCCCTGCCCGAAAGCGCGATCGAGGAACGCTTCCTCGCCGCGACCGGGCCGGGCGGGCAGAACGTCAACAAGGTGGCGACGGCCGCGCAGATCCGGCTCGATGTCTTCGCGCTCGGCCTCGCGCCCGACGTCTATCGGCGATTGAAGGCGCTGGCGGGCAGCAAGTGGACGAACGAGGGCGAGATCGTCATCACCGCGCGCAGCCACCGCACGCGCGAAGCGAACCGCGAGGATGGCCGCCGCCGCCTCGCAGATCTCGTCGCTGCAGCCCATGTCCGCCCCGAGAGGCGGGTGAAGACCAAACCCAGCAAGGCCGCCAAGGCCAAGCGGGTTGAAGCCAAGACATCGCGGGGCCAGATCAAGCGCGGCCGCGCCCGGCCGAACCTGGAGTAG